GACGAGGAAAGGTTCTCACAGCTGACCCAAACTGTCGAGAGCTCGACGTCGTCGTATTCGGCCGCATCGTTCTCGAGGTGGGACAGCATAAACTTCGTCGCGACGGTCTTCCCCGTTCCCGTCTTGCCGTACAGAAAGATGTTCGATGTCGGGCGATTATCGATGATCGGCTGGAGGGCTCGTTGATATTTTTCGAGCATCTCATCTCGTTCTCGGATATCCTCGGGCTCGTAGGAATCGTCAAGTGGTTCGGCATCAGCGAACACCTGACGGTCTCGTTGGAACATCCCCATGATAGACCGCCACACAGGATGACATCATAAAACCACCGCTTCCTTAGTTTCCGGAGCGTCCGAAGCTCGGTTTGTTAAAACAGATACCCACACCACCAGTTCCGAAGCTCCGTTTATTTATAACACCCTCTCACTCCACTGTTTCCGAAGCTATCGAAATGGCGTGGGGCCACTATCCAGCAAAGACACTATATAACACAAAAGAACTAATATACATACGGTGAAACAGTATCCGCAAAGCAGCAAAAACAGCGCTCTTAGAATAGATATGTTTGGAGTTAAAGGACAGAACTCGTGGATCGGATCGTCTTCTCGGCAATCCATGCCGTCTCTGTTGTAGTCCCCTTCCTTCTCACGTCGATAGCTCCGGAAATGGTGGAGTGAGGGTTCCCGTAGCCTGCCGTCTGCAAAAGCTTCGGAAACGGTGGAGGGGGTTCGTGAACTACCACGAGAGAACAAGTCGTGTCGTAGACTGGCAGATATCCCACCTGCAGTACGGGAAGCCCGTTGTTTACCACGGGGAGGATGTCACCAGCGCGCGGGGATGTCGTGTGGGGACCGGACCCGTTCAAGTCGGGTGAGAAACGCGTCCGTGGCTGATCCTCAACAACGACACGCACCCATTCGCTGAAGGGGAGTACATGACGGTCACAGTGAACTACCCTACCCTACTCGCTCACGGCTGACGCCGTTCGCTCCTTGAGGGTAGGGCTTCCTGCTTCCACGACGCGCTTTGCAGACACGGAGGTGTCCACAGGGAGCGCAGTCTCCACAGGCGTTGATTCGGAGTGTCCCACTCCTACATCTTCGAGGCCGCGAGAAAGAATGTTCCACGCCGCGTTCGCGTCCCTGTCTGCCTCGAACCCGCAGGCGGGACAGGAGTGTTCACGGACCCACAACGGCTTCTCCGTCGAGACACCGCACGCCGCGCACTCCTTGGTCGTCCCTCTCGGGTCCACCGCTACGAAGTGCGTTCCCTCCCGCTTGCACTTGTATTCGAGCAACGAGAGGAACGTCCGCCACGCGGCAGACGCCGTGTTGCGGCTGTTCGACGGCGACTCCATCATCCCCTTCACGTTCAGGTCTTCGACGGCTACGAGGTCGTACTCTCCCGCGTAGTAGTTCGAGAGTTTGTGCAAGAAGTCACGGCGCTTCCGTCGAAGGTCGGCATGACACTCCGCAACCCGACGCCGTTGCTTCTCGTAGTTGTTCGAGCCGTGTTGCTTCCGCGAGAGCTTTCGTTGCTCGCGCTCCAAGCGTTCGCGCTCGTCAGAGAGGTCGAGCGACCCGACCGCCGTGCCGTCGGTGTCGTGGGCGTACTTGAGAATCCCAACGTCGATACCGACGCACCGCTCGGGGTTCTCGGGCGGTTCGGGTGGTTCACGGTCTATTTGGACGCCGAACGTGGCGAACCACTCACCCGTCGGCTCCTTCTTAACCGTGACCTGTTTGAGCTTCGCGTCGTCGGGGATGGCGCGGTGGAGCTGTATCGGAATATCCGCGAGTTTCGAGAGGGACAGCACAGTCTGGCCGCCCTTCTTGTCGAGCTTGAAGCCAGACTGACTGTACGTGAAACTGCGGAACTCCCGTGGTGGCTTCCATTTGAGTTGACCGACGCCGTAGCCGTTCTCCTTGAGTTTGGAGAGGCCTTTGAGGTTGTCGAACAGGCGTTCCACGACGGTTTGGAGAACCTTCGAGTACACGTCCGAGAGGTCGTCCCACCACTTCTTGAGGTCGGGTAGTTCCGACCGAAGCGTGGTCATAGACGGCAGTTCACCGTGTTCGTCTTGGTACTCGTTGAGACGGTAGAGCGTGTGGTTGTACAGTTGCCTACAAATGTCTCGGTGGCGGTCCAACTCCTCACGGTGGGCGTCGGACGGCTTGAGACGGTACTTGTAGGCGTAGTACATGACGCTCTATTCGCGTTGGTTCTCGACGTACTGTTTCAGCACATCCAGCGATACCTGCCCCGTCGAGATGAGGCAATACGAGTCATTCCAGAACGAGTCACCCCACAGTTCGGTTTTCAGTTCCTCCTCGTACTCGTTTCGGATACGGCGAGCGGTCGCACCCTTGACCGTGTTGATGAACTTCACGAGGTCCGTGGTGGGTTTCGCTCGGAACAGGATGTGAACGTGGTCGTCCTCGCCGTCGAGGTTCGTCAGTTCGACGCCGTAATTGTCCGTGAACCCGCTGATGACCCCGCGAATGAATTGGGTTCGCTCCTCGGTGAGCACTCCACGCCGATACTTCGTGGTGAGTATCAGGTGGTAATGCAGGGAGTACGTCGAGTGCGCTCCCGAATCGAGGTCGTATTCCATTGGGTTCGTACTTTTGTACGGTACCCCAATGCAAAAACATTGCGACTACGTGGGCCTGTGGGCCTGCAACCGTATCGCTGTATGAACAGATGATGACGGCGCTGTATCTCCACCCTACTCCGCTCTCTCCGGTCGCTCCGTTAAGGGTGGGGCTTAGCGCCTATATACAGCTAAAACGCTGAAATGGCGTCCCAATTACGGTAGTGCCCTTGCATCATCGTCGTAGGGACGCTTAGTGGGGGCTCGTCCACTCTTCCTACCGGACACTCCCACTTCGACACAGGAGCACGCAATACGACCCGGACGGGCCGGCATCCTCCGACTGAGGGTCTTAACCAACCCAAACGCCCTTGACGTCCCGGTGAATTGGTTAAGCCATGCAGCAGCCACCCGCGGTGATCGCCGCGTGCCTCGACGGCGCCGACGAGGAAACGCTGCGGGCAACGATCGCGTACTGCGAGACCCAGCTTGAGACCGACGACGGCGACGATACTGACGAGTCCGAGCGGGACCCTGAGGCGCCCGAGGGGTACGACGACGAGGAATGGGCCGACGCCATCGACGACTGCAACGCGCCGACGCGGGCGACGTTGACGACGAAGGAGATCAACGGGAATCGCTACTACTACTGGCAGTGGAGCGAGGGAGAAACAACCAAGTCAGAGTACATCGCGCCCGTGAACCCGAAGCGATAGAGCTACTCCTCACTCTCCTCGTCGAATGCAGCCCCGACGTCGGCACTCCGCTCGGGGACCTTGATGTGGGAGTAGTGTTTCTGCACGACGCCAGGCGTGTTGTCGAGTTGTTCAGCGGCGTCGTCGTACCCACGTTGCTTGACCAGTACCTTCCCAACCCCACGCCGAGCACCGTGCGGGGCGAGGTAGTCGTGCTTTGAGTCCGAGAAGTCGAGTTCACCGACAAAATCCTCGTCATTGTTGAGGTCCTCACAAAGCCGCTGTAGCACGTTCCGCCCCGAAGTCGTGTTCACCGCTGGCGGCGTCACGCCCCATTCTCGGCAGAGATCGAAGAGATCGGCACGGCCATCGACGGCGTCGAGGGTGCCCTCAACGTCATCCTCCGAGAGGTGGTCTGGTGCTTCGTTGCGGAGGCGCTTGTAGTAGAGACGCCACGCAAGCGAGGGAAACACTGGCCACTCCTCGGCGGGGTTCAGCGCCGCCTGCAGCCGCTTCAGCGCTGGCACGGGCTTCGGCGTGAGTGCGCGGTCGTCGATGTTCTTTTTTCGCTTCTTCGGGACGACCCAGATGAGTTCTCGGTCGAGGTTTACGTCACCCCAGCGGAGGCCGTCGCGGTCGGGGTCGTTCGGGTCGCGTAGGATCTCGCCACCACGAACGCCGCTGAAGGCGATGGTGTCGACGAAGGCCCGATCACGGAGTTCCTTTGCTGCGTCGGCGGCCCGATCTACATCGTCAAGCGCCTCCCCGACGATGTGGTCGGTGTAGCGCGTGATCGTCTCGCGCTGCTCCTGACTCCACGTTTGCTGGTCGCGGACCGAGTCATCGCTATTCTCAGGGAGCGGCTCTTGGGAAGCCTCACTGTCGGCGTAGTGTGTCGAGAGCACACCCTCGCGGACGGACCACCCACACCACGCGGAGACCATTGCGTAATAGGTCCGCATCGTCCCCGATGAGATCGAGTCGGTGAAGCTCGTCTCGTCACTGGTTTTCGGTTCGCCACCTGGTGTCAGCCAGTCCTCGACGGCAAGATATCGAGCAAATCGCCGGAAATGCGAGTCGTCGAGGTGCTCCGCCTCGGCGGGCGGGCTGGGGTCCTCGGTATCGAGGTACTGGAAAAACGCTCGCAGCGCGCGAGCACAGTTCCGGCGGTAGTTCCCGCTCGAGCCTTTTCCCTTGGACTCGAGGAACTGTTCCGCCGCGTC
This sequence is a window from Halolamina sp. CBA1230. Protein-coding genes within it:
- the tnpA gene encoding IS200/IS605 family transposase, with translation MEYDLDSGAHSTYSLHYHLILTTKYRRGVLTEERTQFIRGVISGFTDNYGVELTNLDGEDDHVHILFRAKPTTDLVKFINTVKGATARRIRNEYEEELKTELWGDSFWNDSYCLISTGQVSLDVLKQYVENQRE
- a CDS encoding site-specific integrase — translated: MSGDLDSADYPAVADELVDAAEQFLESKGKGSSGNYRRNCARALRAFFQYLDTEDPSPPAEAEHLDDSHFRRFARYLAVEDWLTPGGEPKTSDETSFTDSISSGTMRTYYAMVSAWCGWSVREGVLSTHYADSEASQEPLPENSDDSVRDQQTWSQEQRETITRYTDHIVGEALDDVDRAADAAKELRDRAFVDTIAFSGVRGGEILRDPNDPDRDGLRWGDVNLDRELIWVVPKKRKKNIDDRALTPKPVPALKRLQAALNPAEEWPVFPSLAWRLYYKRLRNEAPDHLSEDDVEGTLDAVDGRADLFDLCREWGVTPPAVNTTSGRNVLQRLCEDLNNDEDFVGELDFSDSKHDYLAPHGARRGVGKVLVKQRGYDDAAEQLDNTPGVVQKHYSHIKVPERSADVGAAFDEESEE
- a CDS encoding RNA-guided endonuclease TnpB family protein, whose protein sequence is MYYAYKYRLKPSDAHREELDRHRDICRQLYNHTLYRLNEYQDEHGELPSMTTLRSELPDLKKWWDDLSDVYSKVLQTVVERLFDNLKGLSKLKENGYGVGQLKWKPPREFRSFTYSQSGFKLDKKGGQTVLSLSKLADIPIQLHRAIPDDAKLKQVTVKKEPTGEWFATFGVQIDREPPEPPENPERCVGIDVGILKYAHDTDGTAVGSLDLSDERERLEREQRKLSRKQHGSNNYEKQRRRVAECHADLRRKRRDFLHKLSNYYAGEYDLVAVEDLNVKGMMESPSNSRNTASAAWRTFLSLLEYKCKREGTHFVAVDPRGTTKECAACGVSTEKPLWVREHSCPACGFEADRDANAAWNILSRGLEDVGVGHSESTPVETALPVDTSVSAKRVVEAGSPTLKERTASAVSE